The following proteins are co-located in the Macrobrachium rosenbergii isolate ZJJX-2024 chromosome 26, ASM4041242v1, whole genome shotgun sequence genome:
- the LOC136852682 gene encoding axoneme-associated protein mst101(2)-like, with translation MTPMMRTSAVAVAVSSSPPSSMACCGRSGRSGRSASSVGGVLLAVGVASVTSANWLLLPPLGQGVRPRERISFKQDQEKVLSSKAKRQSVFSEQGRERNEFFRARSGEKGLSGEKGLLPRKVRRETIASKKGQERKDCFQARSGEKGLLPSTVMRERIASKQGQERKDCIQATSGEKGLLSRKVRRERIASKKGQERKDCFQARSGERIASKKGQKRKDNFQARSGEKGLLPSKVRRETIASKQGQKRKDCFQERSGEKGLLPSKVKRERTASKQGQERKDCFQARSGEKGLLPSKARRERIASKQVQERKDCFQARSGEKGLLPSKVRRERIASKQGQQRKDCFQARSGEKGLLPSKVKREKIASKKGQERKDCFQARSGEKGLLPSKVRRERIAFKKGQERKDFFQARKIEKGLLPSKVRRERIASKQGQEKGLLPRKVRRERITSKQGQERKDCFQARSGEKGLLPTRSKEKGLLPSKLRRERIASKKGQERKDCFQARSGEKGLLSRKVRRERISSKQDQNISKNIIQITGKTKFSKKAHHFLKEKAFHLEEEEEEEEEEEEEEEEEEEEEENDSGST, from the exons ATGACGCCTATGATGCGGACGTCCGCCGTCGCCGTCGCCGTCTCCTCGTCCCCGCCCTCGTCCATGGCCTGCTGCGGGCGTAGTGGGCGCAGTGGGCGTAGTGCGAGCAGCGTGGGAGGCGTCTTGTTGGCGGTGGGTGTGGCCAGCGTGACGTCAGCAAACTGGCTGCTGCTCCCCCCACTGGGCCAGGG ggtAAGGCCAAGAGAAAGGATTTCCTTCAAGCAAGATCAAGAGAAAGTTCTTTCAAGCAAGGCCAAGAGACAAAGCGTATTTTCAGAGCAAGGTCGAGAAAGAAACGAATTCTTCCGAGCAAGGTCAGGAGAGAAAGGATTGTCAGGAGAGAAAGGATTGCTTCCAAGAAAGGTCAGGAGAGAAACGATTGCTTCCAAGAAAGGTCAGGAGAGAAAGGATTGCTTCCAAGCAAGGTCAGGAGAGAAAGGATTGCTTCCAAGCACGGTCATGAGAGAAAGGATTGCTTCCAAGCAAGGTCAGGAGAGAAAGGATTGCATCCAAGCAACGTCAGGAGAGAAAGGACTGCTTTCAAGAAAGGTCAGGAGAGAAAGGATTGCTTCCAAGAAAGGTCAGGAGAGAAAGGATTGCTTCCAAGCAAGGTCAGGAGAAAGGATTGCTTCCAAGAAAGGTCAGAAGAGAAAGGATAACTTCCAAGCAAGGTCAGGAGAGAAAGGATTGCTTCCAAGCAAGGTCAGAAGAGAAACGATTGCTTCCAAGCAAGGTCAAAAGAGAAAGGATTGCTTCCAAGAAAG GTCAGGAGAGAAAGGATTGCTTCCAAGCAAGGTCAAAAGAGAAAGGACTGCTTCCAAGCAAGGTCAGGAGAGAAAGGATTGCTTCCAAGCAAGGTCAGGAGAGAAAGGACTGCTTCCAAGCAAGGCCAGGAGAGAAAGGATTGCTTCCAAGCAAGTTCAGGAGAGAAAGGACTGCTTCCAAGCAAGGTCAGGAGAGAAAGGACTGCTTCCAAGCAAGGTCAGGAGAGAAAGGATTGCTTCCAAACAAGGTCAACAGAGAAAGGATTGCTTCCAAGCAAGGTCAGGAGAGAAAGGATTGCTTCCAAGCAAGGTCAAAAGAGAAAAGATTGCTTCCAAGAAAGGTCAGGAGAGAAAGGATTGCTTCCAAGCAAGGTCAGGAGAGAAAGGACTGCTTCCAAGCAAGGTCAGGAGAGAAAGGATTGCTTTCAAGAAAGGTCAGGAGAGAAAGGATTTCTTCCAAgcaaggaaaatagagaaaggaTTGCTTCCAAGCAAGGTCAGGAGAGAAAGGATTGCTTCCAAGCAAGGTCAGGAGAAAGGATTGCTTCCAAGAAAGGTCAGGAGAGAAAGGATTACTTCCAAGCAAGGTCAGGAGAGAAAAGATTGCTTCCAAGCAAGGTCAGGAGAGAAAGGATTGCTTCCAACAAGGTCAAAAGAGAAAGGATTGCTTCCAAGCAAGCTAAGGAGAGAAAGGATTGCTTCCAAGAAAGGTCAGGAGAGAAAGGACTGCTTCCAAGCAAGGTCAGGAGAGAAAGGATTGCTTTCACGCAAGGTCAGGAGAGAAAGGATTTCTTCCAAGCAAG ACCAGAACATTTCCAAAAACATAATTCAGATAACGGGGAAAACCAAATTTTCAAAGAAAGCACACCACTTTCTAAAAGAGAAAGCGTTTcacctagaagaagaagaagaagaagaagaagaagaagaagaagaagaagaagaagaagaagaagaagaagaaaacgattCCGGCTCAACATAA